TGGTGGATATGCAGCTCACCAATGCCAAACTGGTCGAACGGGGTTCGAGAATGATCAGTGAGGAGCTGGGCCTCGATATGGATGAGTCGAAAAGGCTCCTGCTGCTGCACGGATCGGTAAGGAAGGTGCTGGACAGTTTCAAATGACTATTTTCTTCCGATGGAGCGTGCGTACAGCAGGGCTGTAATGCGATAGAAGATATGCCCCAGCTTGGTAAAAGGCAGGTACATAATCACAAACCATACGGCCACCAGGTGAAAAAAATAGAGGTGGTAAGCACAGTTCCAGTTGCCAAAACGGGCGGCTTCCACCAAAGTCCCGGACAGGGTCAGAAGACCGATGGCCACCAGCAGGAGCCAATCGGAATAGCTGCTCTTCCCAAATACTTTCTTATTAAAAAGCCTCTGCCCGACCATAAGGCCCAATCCAGTATAAATCATCAGCGAGGCCAGATTCCCCATGATTTTAAAGGGATTTCTGATGGGAAGGGGGTAATTATGACTAATAGTGGCATAGATAGCGTAGATGGTGACCAGGATCAACAGGCTGAATCCGAAAAAGAGCAGCATATGGGCCAGCTTCCCGGATTTCCTCGACTGGCAGGCAGAGAAAGAGACATGGGAGAAAATCTCCCCCAGCACTTTAAAAACAGGAAGTTTCTTCATCCCGGATTCACCCGGAGGAGTCTGCCGTTTCATGTCTTTCCAGAACCTTCCGATACCAAGGGATGCCAGCAGATAAAAGAAGAAGG
This region of Bacteroidales bacterium genomic DNA includes:
- the qmoC gene encoding quinone-interacting membrane-bound oxidoreductase complex subunit QmoC, producing the protein MKETITIQPDLLFKRELSRLSGSRLNQCMQCGNCSAVCSLAPAERPFPRKEMIWSGWGLKEKLIGNVDIWLCYQCGDCSSYCPRGVKPADVISAIRQKTYLHYARPSFLGRLVSEPRWLPLAIAVPVFVITAILVLGGTFRIPEGAVDYSAFFPHGLLNISFSALTFFFYLLASLGIGRFWKDMKRQTPPGESGMKKLPVFKVLGEIFSHVSFSACQSRKSGKLAHMLLFFGFSLLILVTIYAIYATISHNYPLPIRNPFKIMGNLASLMIYTGLGLMVGQRLFNKKVFGKSSYSDWLLLVAIGLLTLSGTLVEAARFGNWNCAYHLYFFHLVAVWFVIMYLPFTKLGHIFYRITALLYARSIGRK